ggaaaatatttccaacGTGTGCGCACGGCGATGTATGTCGTTCTGCGCGGATGCACATGCGTGCGCTTTCAATCTggatgtatttttatttctttcttcctttcgctCGACGCGAAGTTTAGAAACGGgtgaaacaaaaaggaaaaaaaaaaaaaaaaaaaaaaaaaaaagaaaaaataggaaggGTGCAGCGATGAAGTGGCAAAACAAGGGAATGACGGGGTGGCGGATTCCCCACTGAAGTGTCCCCAAATATATCTGACACCTGTGCACTCAAACCGATCGCACGTGCTACGTCCACATGCGCACGTGAATGAAACGTTAACAGAACACAACAGGCGAATTAAAACAACAGGCGAATTAACACAACATGCGAATTAATACAACATGTAAATTAATACAACATGTAAATTAATACAACATGTAAATTAACACAACATGTAAATTAACACAACGCAAAAGAATATgctccatttctttttcatgtttTATACCTACACCTGTGCGCACATCCTTCGACCATCACTTTTCGCAGCCGCATGCATACACCTTCCCCCCCTCGGCCTGCTGCACTACCAGAAAGATTCTCGCTCGCCCGCATGGGCCAGACGTTGGAAAGTTACGAATTCTGCgtcaaaataaaattttgccAATGCACGCTCTCCATGCAATGCATATGGCGCGATGGTTAaagagtgggaaaaaaaatgaataaagtaaaaaacatacagcgaaaaaaaaaaaaaaaaaaaaaaaaaaaaaaaaaaaaaaatatgaacaggtcataagaaaatgataaaaaatatgaacaggtcagaaaaaaaaataaaaaataaaaaaataaaataaaaaggaaagctgTTGTAGCGTCGACCAAGGGGTGAACGCCTATACGCCCTGGGACAAactctttttcattttacgcgaaaaaaaaagagagataAGGAAATGTGGCAACACAGCGGGATAGGGAGTGCCGAGCGCAAATGATGCGAATGAAAGGAGGGCGTCTCTCCTGTACTTTGCCGTACCGATTGAACCTGTGTGTATATTTCCATCGTGTGGCGGCACGTCAGTACTTAAAAAACTGAATCCTCCTGTTGTCCCAATGCCACCAAAACGAGTAAAACTCCTCTTACATGTGGGGTGAACAACAACACACAAACGCACATGGAGATATACAGATAGACACGTATGTAGCAAGACTTACAAACtagaaaaagacaaaaggattttatgtaaataatttttttaacccacCAAGCGATAAAACAacgatggggaaaaaaaaaaaaaaaaaagggggggatacTAACTCTCAGTGGTAGCAGCGCCACCCCTGCGTTTTCGACGCacatacttcttctttcgtcTCGCTCTGTGTGTCATTTGGTTGCCATTTTTGTGCCCCTTCCCATGGTCCATCTTATGCTCCTCGCGAGGACCCTTTCGAATGGTTCGTTTCACCTGTTTTCTTTGTCTGGTTACATCTGCATggagggggagagggaaGTAGAGCACGTGTCAGAAGTATATTCCCACTGGTGGGTGGAAGTACACTCTGTGTAAACCACTAACTTCAAACATGTAGTAGAATGAACAGATTCACCACAATGgtgttatttctttttcctttttttttttttttttttttttttttgagtcaTCCCATGCAGTGTTGGTTCACTCACCTTTGGATGCATCGTGCCTGTCTTCCGCACGTTGGATTTTCTCAACGATAATTTCACGGCCCTACGGGGTAGATGACAAAAGGAGGTGATTATATAACGGAGGGAACAGGAGCAAAGCTGATAATACAAGGTAGCCACACCACGCGCGCAGCAAAAGGCAAAGGCTATCACAATGGTCATTGCAATGGGGAAATCTGCGGAAGACCCCATCCGCCTTGCTTACATTTACTGAGTGTCCGTGAAACATCTCGATGGCCTTCTTAACGGAGCTTCTGTTTTCGAAGAGGACAAAGGAAACTCCCTGCGGAGGGGGTGGGTGGGAAGTACACATGTGAGTAATGCACAGGTGAGTTGTGAACAGATGATTGACGCAGAATAAATGAGACGTAGCCGATGCAgacaaatgagaaaaaaaaattccttcctcAACATGTTATACACACATGATGAGTACTGCTCCTTTTCGAGATGGTACAATCACCACGGTTGGCACAATCACCACGGTTGGCACAATCACCACGGTTGGCACAATCACCACGGTTGGCACAATCACCACGGTTGGCACAATCACCACGGTTGGCACACTCACCGTGGAAACGCTTGTCCGTTCATCCCTCAAAATACGAATGCCTGCGggggaaaagggggaggaaagttCCAGTGGGCAGAGGTAACAGCAGTAAGTTGAAGCAAGGATACAGTTGACACGGTTGACAGGGCGATCACTACTACGGACCaatccacacacacatggaTGGACAGATGGATACACATGTAGTACCTTTTATCTGGTCTACATCCTTCAAAAGATTGTACAGGTCTGattcgtttatttttcgaTCCAAGTTTTTTATGCACACAGATTTCTTTCGGTTGAAGTTGGGCTTCTCCCCAAACATGTTAATTCGGAGTACATAGCCCTCGTACACCATGCCCTGTTTGGATGGAGGGGGTGGAAATGGTCCTTGTGGTGATGGTGAATTGAAGCAAACGCAAGTACCTTGGGAAGGAACGAAGTATTTCCCTTCCCTGTTCAAGTCAAAATGTTACAGAAAGGTGCTATCATCTGCACtctttacaaaaatataaggtgttacgttttttttaagcaagCCGGGAAGactctcctcctttttcagcGTGATCATAGCGTTCTGATTATCCTTGACATCCTGATATGGGGAGGAGGGGGGGCAAACCAAAGGTTGGAATTTCGTGTGTACACTTATGTGCTTTCGTGTGTACACTTATGCGCTTTCGTGTGAAGTCGCGTAATAATGGTGTGGATCAGGACATCATTGCACTCCCCACAATTTTTCATACAAGTCCAGGCAGATATTTTCCCTCCCTCCTGTCCTTACCGTAAACTTCTTCAAAATAACACCCAACCTTTTCCTACCGGCGTAGGCCTCCTCCATGGGTTGAGATCGGAAGCGGACCTGATAGATGGGAGGTGGTGATGAATGCACAAGTGAAAAAACATATGAAGAAATACAGTAACCTGCAGTAGAAACACCCATctccttttccattcataTATACTCAGGCGGCATACCGATTCAACGGCGGAATTCTTCAAATCCAACAACTTCAGAAGCTTTCCCTTGTGCATGTCCTTAAGTGGCAAATTCCCAACGAAAACGGTTCGCTTATCTTTATCTGtttgggggagaaaaaaaaaaaaaaaaaaaaaaaattaactttcACACATGGGAAAggggttctttttttgtccatcCCTGTAGACTTACCTTCTTGTGAGACTCTGTCCTTATGTCGGGGCTtctcttttgttttcttcttggtTGTGGCCTGCTTCTCATTGGCCTTACCACCTACGAAATTCatttgggagaaaaaaaaagaggaaagatgaaaactgcTACACAAATGCGTAATGCCTTCCTGGCGTGTCcaattaataatttttccttctttcaggAAGGTTATCCATCCCCATTTCAATGTACCTTCCCCATTAGACCGAGGTGGcttttcatttctcttcaaaaatgaaacaatCGATGAAATCTGATTCCCTTCTGTTTGGTCCTCCTCTGAATTCATCTCCAAGGGGCTTCCAGAATTATCACCTTCTTCTCTGCCCCCCGGGGCACTGCtcgctttatttttctccaaaattttttttttctttttttttcccacttttttttttttttttatcttcttgtCTCTCTTGTTGGGCTTCTTAAAGGTCTGATTCTCCTCTTTCCTCGTTGGCTGCTTTTCAGGGTGGTCATCGTTTGCCACCTCGACGCTTTGTTTCCCTTCGTTCGTTTCATCACCGCTAGTCATCCTtaccctttcctttcctttcctttattttattttttatttttctacaaACATGCGTAATTCCCTCATAGAAGATTTGTGCCCGCTGCTATTTCCTCAGTTGATCACCGCAGGAGCGGAACCACATATCTAGCAGATTCGAATACACGTGGTTTTCTCATGCGGGTCATACGGTAGGCATATTTGCACGGAATTAATAATAAACCGCTAATCTACCGATCAATAGGTTTtctcaaataaaaaattttctttttttctcccacaGGAGGATAATTTATattctttttggaaaaaaaaaaaaaaaaaagaaaaaaaaaaaaaaaggcagagtGGAGGCAGCAACCAAAGTGGGCTGCGCCGCTGTGTCGTTCCTTTCAGCGGGCACTGTCAAATGATTGATGATTAAATCCGGCGTcacgtaaaaataaaaaaaaaaaaataaaaaaaataaaataaaaattattatatatatactactTCACAGTTTTATTCATATGAAAATGCAGGACACAGGAGACTGAACAAAAAcatggaaaaggaggaaaagtaaCTGATACGGAAGTTACCCATTTTGGACAGGCtcctcccttccccttcctttttggaaGTCGCAtgaattttccttccctcctccAACACGAAGTGCCTACTTCTCCCGGTCGGCGTATGGATCCTGAACAACCACCAACGTGAAATCCTTATCTGGGGCAATCATTATTTCGTGCTTCTTCGACCGCAACCGCAGGAAATTGATGTCGTtctgtaggaaaaaaaaaaaaaaaaaaaaaaaaaaaaaaaaaagaaaggaaaggaaaggaaaggaaaggaaaggaaaggaaaggaaaggaaaggaaaggaaaggaaaggaaaggaaaggaaaggaaaggaaaggaaaggaacataGGAGGACGAATGTTCTATAGCAAAAGGGGTGTGTACAAATGACTCACCGGAGAGACGCAGATAATGCCGTCCGGTTGTCAACTCCTCGCGCACTCACCTGGGGATCCAACTCCCGAATGACATCCCGGGCCTTATTCGAAAGCTGCATCAGTAGCGACGCATGCAGATCCGACTGCTGTTGATCAAAGgtactttttattattaacCCTTCACTGTTGACCACCAGAATCCCTACGACCCCCTTGTGATTCTTTATCCTGTTCAGAATTTCTTCCGCCTCGCTCTGCAGTGAGGAGGGTACGAAGAGGGATTATCACATCGAGTGATGGGCGAGGTGAACAAACCAAGTAGATATCTCCACCCACCCACCCTCTGTGCAAGCAAAAGGTTCGTGAACATTGCGCGCCTTACTACTCTAGcgcattttcttccttgttaATGAGTGAAGAGGTGGGTATCTACAAAGGGGCCCTTTCCTCAGTAGTTGTTTTCATGTGGACAACCCACTCAATTGCCACTTCCCATACATGGATGCGCAGAAGCGGTAGAGCTGCCTAGGGAGGTTAACACTCGAATGGATCATTCGTCTGTCCAGTTCGTCTTCTCCCACCGCACtgttatttatttgtattaCCATTTTTGCGATGTCCCAGGGTacgatgtttttttttttttttttttttttctattcctttgcTAACTCACGGATGGATACTCAAACGTTTCGGGAAGTAAATGAAAGTTGATACACCCGCGTCTGGTCTGGTCGGGGTGAGAGGAGGTACAGCACGTGATGGGGCAAACGTATGGACCGCGAggcaaaaaatgcacatttaACATTTGAGCATTGAACATTGACCCTCAAGTCATCCTTTTCCTGTGAGTAGACAATCACAATCggctccttctcttttttaattccatCAAGGAGGTTAATatacttttcaatttttaaaggaaCTTCCCTCCCCAGCACGTCACGtgtgtgcacaaaaaaaaaaaaaaaaaaaaattaaaaaaggagaagtgcAGGAATGGCAAAGTGAAACGAAGTAGGAAATGCGAACACTGCACCGGATCACCCTTTCTGCAGACATAAGGAACGTCTACACGCCAAGCTACTTATGGTAACAAAGACATTGAcgttacacttttttttttggaaggcACCTCTTAACGGTGGACTCGGTTACGAAGAACAGCGGTTTGAAAAGAACACAACTTTGGAGGGACACCCCTCCGCGGCGACCCCAACACACACAGAAGGCTCACGTGCACACATTTCATTTGCACCGCACTGGGTCCACACCTAACCCACCCGATGATCCGGCTGAGCAACTCCCCGAACACAGGATTTGACACCAGCCCAAGAGAGCTCGCAAAAGTTCAATAAAGTCGCAGTCGAAAACGATTCTGTGTTTGTCGTTCGTAATGTGCGCGCTTGCGTGCGCAGACACAAATGCAAGCACAGCGCAAACAAACCAAGCGAAAGAGTAAACGAACCAAGCGAAAGAGTAAACGAACCAAGCGAAAGAGTAAACGAACCAAGCGAAAGAGTAAACGAACCAAGCGAAAGAGTAAACGAACCAAGCGAAAGAGTAAACGCCACGCAGAGAGTGGGAAAACGAAagacaaaacaaaatttcaAACGAATTAGATGTCACACTGACCATGTTGGTGAGCCTCATCTCGATGACGATGCGTAACTGAAGCATATGCACGAAGGCGGATATGGGGAGTTCCGTAtcccctaaaaaaaaagttatgccCTCTTTCTCCCTCTCAGGATGCATCATGAGCATAATGAACTAAACGCGTTTAAGGAGTTAATTATTTATCTCCCCTTACAGATGGTGGAACAAGTCGAAGGAGTCGTTGCTCTTGGGTGCCTTCCTGTTGAGGAAGGGCTTGTTGCGACTTGTGCCTTTGCCGCTTTTCCCTGTGCTCACCCTGTTGGAAGAGCCTCCCCCGATGGTTCTGCTCCGTCTGCTTTCGCTGCTATTCACCTGGTTCAATGGCACCTTCTTAGTACCTACGAGGGTCTGGCACTCCTTCCtgagttttattttttcgagcAACCTCGCAATGTGTGGAGACTTCACGGAGCGATTCGGGATATTCATGCTTTTCCGCATCTCACCAGGGGAAGTTACATCGAAGTAACTGAACTTGTACGTTTCCGATGCGTTGAGCGGCTTGCGCCCATTTGCACCGCTCGTGTCACCAGTAACATTGCCATTTGCACCGCTATTAACGTGGTCGATACTGTTATCGATACTGCTATTAACACTGTTTGTGGTCCTGTTCACAGTGTTGGGGGCACCGTTCCCGGTGCCGCCTCGCTGAGACGACTTCCTTCTCTCCGCGGAAGGGCCGGGCCGGTGCGATCGACTGTC
Above is a window of Plasmodium knowlesi strain H genome assembly, chromosome: 6 DNA encoding:
- a CDS encoding RNA-binding protein 34, putative, whose translation is MTSGDETNEGKQSVEVANDDHPEKQPTRKEENQTFKKPNKRDKKIKKKKKVGKKKKKKILEKNKASSAPGGREEGDNSGSPLEMNSEEDQTEGNQISSIVSFLKRNEKPPRSNGEGGKANEKQATTKKKTKEKPRHKDRVSQEDKDKRTVFVGNLPLKDMHKGKLLKLLDLKNSAVESVRFRSQPMEEAYAGRKRLGVILKKFTDVKDNQNAMITLKKEESLPGLLKKNGMVYEGYVLRINMFGEKPNFNRKKSVCIKNLDRKINESDLYNLLKDVDQIKGIRILRDERTSVSTGVSFVLFENRSSVKKAIEMFHGHSVNGREIIVEKIQRAEDRHDASKDVTRQRKQVKRTIRKGPREEHKMDHGKGHKNGNQMTHRARRKKKYVRRKRRGGAATTES
- a CDS encoding roadblock/LC7 family member, putative — protein: MSEAEEILNRIKNHKGVVGILVVNSEGLIIKSTFDQQQSDLHASLLMQLSNKARDVIRELDPQNDINFLRLRSKKHEIMIAPDKDFTLVVVQDPYADREK